One stretch of Gouania willdenowi chromosome 16, fGouWil2.1, whole genome shotgun sequence DNA includes these proteins:
- the s100w gene encoding S100 calcium binding protein W isoform X1, translating into MQYSCPVTTMARLDQVITNVVDIFLEYADDGGKKHRLNKEELMKVLDIEIQSPELKGAINADDIEEAMKMMDKNQDGEVTFHEFCRCISNLAKSYYNKKTGKDKRGKSKEQEAEQEN; encoded by the exons ATGCAGTACAGTTGTCCAGTTACTACCATGGCACGCTTGGACCAGGTCATCACAAACGTTGTGGACATTTTCCTGGAGTACGCTGATGATGGAGGGAAGAAACATCGGTTGAACAAAGAAGAGTTGATGAAGGTGTTGGATATAGAAATACAAAGCCCTGAGCTAAAA GGTGCTATAAATGCAGACGACATCGAGGAGGCCATGAAGATGATGGATAAAAACCAAGATGGAGAGGTGACCTTCCATGAGTTTTGCCGCTGCATCTCAAACCTGGCCAAAAGCTACTACAACAAGAAAACAGGCAAGGACAAGAGAGGCAAGAGCAAAGAACAAGAGGCAGAACAAGAAAATTAA
- the s100w gene encoding S100 calcium binding protein W isoform X2, translating into MARLDQVITNVVDIFLEYADDGGKKHRLNKEELMKVLDIEIQSPELKGAINADDIEEAMKMMDKNQDGEVTFHEFCRCISNLAKSYYNKKTGKDKRGKSKEQEAEQEN; encoded by the exons ATGGCACGCTTGGACCAGGTCATCACAAACGTTGTGGACATTTTCCTGGAGTACGCTGATGATGGAGGGAAGAAACATCGGTTGAACAAAGAAGAGTTGATGAAGGTGTTGGATATAGAAATACAAAGCCCTGAGCTAAAA GGTGCTATAAATGCAGACGACATCGAGGAGGCCATGAAGATGATGGATAAAAACCAAGATGGAGAGGTGACCTTCCATGAGTTTTGCCGCTGCATCTCAAACCTGGCCAAAAGCTACTACAACAAGAAAACAGGCAAGGACAAGAGAGGCAAGAGCAAAGAACAAGAGGCAGAACAAGAAAATTAA